A segment of the Serratia fonticola genome:
GCAGGGGAAACCAAGGTCTTCGGATTCTGGATTTACCTGATGAGCGACTGTATTTTGTTTGCGAGCTTGTTCGCGACTTATGCAGTTCTGGTGAACGGGACCGCTGGCGGTCCCTCTGGGAAAGATATCTTCGACCTGAAATTCGTTCTGGTTGAAACTTTCCTGCTGCTGTTCAGCTCCATCACCTACGGTATGGCGATGATCGGCATGAACAAGGGCAAGATTGGCAGCGTTAATACCTGGCTGTTCCTGACCTTCCTGTTCGGCCTGGGCTTCGTGGCGATGGAAATCTATGAATTCCATCACCTGATCGCTGAAGGGTTTGGCCCGGATCGCAGTGCGTTCCTCTCCAGCTTCTTTGCGCTGGTGGGTACCCACGGTCTGCACGTCACCACCGGTCTGATCTGGATCATCATCATGATGATTCAGGTGAGCAAACGGGGTCTGAACCCAACCAATAAAACCCGTCTGATGTGTCTGAGCCTGTTCTGGCACTTCCTGGACGTGGTCTGGATCTGCGTATTTACCGTTGTCTACCTGCTGGGGGTTATGTAATGAGCCATTCATCCCATGAAACCTCTCACGGCGGCGCAAGCCATGGCAGCGTGAAGTCATACCTGGTCGGCTTTATCCTGTCGATCATCCTGACGGTAATTCCATTTGCGATGGTGATGAGCGGCTCAGCCTCTCACTCTACCATCCTGGCGGTTGTGGTCGGCATGGCAGTTATCCAGGTGATCGTTCACCTGGTTTACTTCCTGCACATGAACACTTCATCGGAAGAGCGCTGGAACCTGGTGGCATTGCTGTTCACCGCTATGATCATCGGTATCGTTGTTGTGGGTTCACTCTGGATTATGTACAACCTCAACATCAATATGATGGTCGATTAAGAGCAGAGCTGGACGTGATGATTAAGCAATACCTGCAAGTAACTAAACCAGGAATTATTTTCGGCAATTTAATTTCTGTCGTCGGGGGGTTCCTGCTCGCTTCTAAAGGGAGCATCGACTATCCCCTGTTTCTCGCCACCCTGTTGGGTGTCTCGTTGGTGGTCGCTTCGGGCTGTGTATTTAATAACTACATTGACCGTGACATCGACAAGAAAATGGAGAGAACGAAGAACCGGGTGCTGGTAAAAGGCCTGATCGCGCCGAGTGTGAGCCTGGTTTACGCTACCATTCTGGGTATTGCTGGTTTTGCACTGCTGTATATCGCAGCCAACCCGTTGGCTATGTGGCTGGCGGTAATGGGTTTTATGGTTTATGTCGGCGTTTACAGCCTGTACATGAAACGCCACTCGGTATACGGCACGCTGATCGGTAGCCTATCGGGCGCCGCACCGCCGGTAATTGGCTATTGTGCGGTCACCAACGAGTTCGACGCTGGTGCCCTGATTCTGCTGGCAATCTTCAGCCTGTGGCAGATGCCGCACTCCTATGCGATTGCCATCTTCCGCTTTAAAGATTATCAGGCGGCCAATATTCCAGTACTACCGGTGGTGAAAGGCATTTCCGTTGCCAAAAACCACATCACGGTCTATATCCTGGCGTTTATGATCGCTACGCTGATGCTGACCCTGGGCGGTTACGCCGGCTACAAATACCTGATCGTCGCAGCGGCAGTCAGCGTATGGTGGCTGGGGATGGCGCTGCGCGGTTACAAGGCCGAGAATGACAGCGTTTGGGCACGTAAGCTGTTCGTGTTCTCAATCGTTGCCATTACGTCGCTAAGCATCATGATGTCTATCGACTTCAGCGCCAGCGCTACGCCAGAAAACCTGTTAACCTACGTCTGGTAAACCAGGTTCTCTATGAATGGGCCGCTCAGCGGCCCATTTTCTTTGTCTCCCCTATAAATGCCGTAACTGTAATATCTGTTAAATAACATTCGATTTACCCCCCCTGCCCTACGCACTAAAATGACGCAGCTTTGCCGAGGCTATTCCAACAGGTTAAGTCACCCGGCTTAACCTGTTGGAATAGGTTCGATACCCTATGAATTTCAAGTTGCAGCGTTGTTACCTGCACTTGAAAGACGATGGGTTAACTGAGGTTTACATGAACGACAATATTATGACGCCCCAAGAACGCCGGGCAACCTGGGGGCTGGGAACCGTTTTCTCCCTGCGCATGCTTGGCATGTTTATGGTACTGCCTGTTCTGACCACCTATGGTATGGCGCTGCACGGTGCCAGCGAGGCACTGATTGGGCTAGCCATCGGCATTTATGGTCTGGCACAGGCCGTGTTCCAGATCCCTTTCGGGCTGGTTTCCGACCGTGTTGGCCGCAAACCGCTGATCGTCGGTGGGCTGTTAATCTTTGCGCTTGGCAGCGTAATCGCTGCAATGAGCGACTCTATCTGGGGCATTATTCTTGGGCGTGCCTTGCAGGGCTCAGGGGCGATTGCGGCGGCGGTAATGGCGTTGTTATCGGATTTAACCCGTGAGCAGAACCGAACCAAAGCCATGGCATTTATTGGTGTCAGCTTTGGCATTACCTTCGCCATCGCAATGGTTGTTGGCCCGATAGTGACCCATGCCTTAGGTTTATCTGCGTTGTTCTGGATGATCGCCGTGTTGTCACTGGCCGGTATCGCTATTACCTTACTGGTCGTCCCTTCTGCTGATGAACACGTACTGAACCGGGAGTCTAGCATCGTACGGGGCAGTTTCAGCAAGGTACTGAATAATTCGCGGCTGTTGAAACTCAACTTTGGCATCCTGTGTCTGCATATCCTGCTGATGTCCAGCTTCGTCGCCCTACCGTTGGCGATGGAAAAAGCCGGGCTGGCCGCGGCGGACCACTGGAAAGTTTATCTGGTCACCATGCTGGTTTCCTTCATTGCCGTAGTGCCATTTATCATCTATGCAGAAAAGTATCGCCGCATGAAGCAGGTCTTTATGGGCTGCGTAGCGGTTCTGTTTTGTGCCGAGGTGGTGCTGTGGTCTTCTGGCCAGCATCTATGGGGCATCATTGCCGGAGTACAGCTATTCTTCATGGCGTTTAACGTCATGGAAGCCATCCTGCCCTCGCTGATCAGCAAAGAGTCCCCTGCGGGCTATAAAGGTACGGCGATGGGCGTTTACTCCACCAGCCAGTTTATTGGCGTAGCCATTGGCGGCAGCGTGGGCGGCTGGTTATATGGTCTGCAAGGCGCAGGATTGGTCTTTATCGCCGGTGCGGCACTTGCCGCAGTCTGGTTTGTGGTCAGCAGCACCATGAAAGAACCGCCTTACGTCAGCAGCCTGCGTATTACGCTATCAGAACTGGCGGTGAAAGATTCCGCGCTGCAAAGCCGTTTGCTGGCTCAGCCGGGTGTAGCGGAAGCGGTTGTGGTTCCCGAGGAGCGCAGCGCTTACGTGAAGGTAGATACCAAACAAACCAATCGCGACCAGTTGGAAGCCCTGATCGCAGCGCTTTAATGCTGCCCATCTACTTGGCTTAATCGTCTGTTGTTCCCCCTCACCCCAACCCTCTCCCCAAAAAGGAGAGGGAGCGGGTACGGCTATGATAGTCAGGCACAACATTCTGTCTGTGGCATGTTCAGTTGAGTATTTGACGTGAGGCTGCAGACTGGAACAGACGTAAAGTTGTGACTTAATCGGTCCCTCTCCCTATGGGTGAGAGAGCTGGTATAGCTATTATGGTCAGGCACAATACTCTGTCTGTGGCATGCTCAGTTGAGTATGTGACGTGAGGCTGCAGACGGGAACAGAGGTAAAGTTGTGACTCAATCGGTCCCTCTCCCTGTAGGAGAGGGAGCTGGTACGGCTATGATGGTCAGGCTCAACATTCTGTCTGTGGCATGTTCAGTTGAGTATTTGACGTGAGGCTGCAGACGGGAACAGACGTAAAGTTGTGACTCAATCGGTCCCTCTCCCTATGGGAGAGGGAGCCGGTATGGCTATGATGGTCAGGCACAATACTCTGTCTGTGGCATGTTCAGTTGAGTATTTGACGTGAGGCTGCAGACTGGAACAGACGTAAAGTTGTGGCACGAGCGGTCCCCTCTCCCTGTGGGAGAGGGTTAGGGTGAGGGGCTATCCCCCCAAATCGACACGACTTAATCGCGGAAGTTTTTAAACTGGAATGGCTGCCCCAGATCGGCACCACGCACCAGCGCCATCACGCTTTGCAGATCGTCGCGTGACTTGCCGGTCACTCTGACCTCATCCCCTTGAATTTGCGCCTGGACTTTCAGCTTGCTGTCTTTGATCAGCTTGACGATTTTCTTCGCCAAGGTGGTTTCAATCCCCTGCTTCAGCTTGGCTTCAACACTGTATGTTTTACCACTGTGAGTGAATTCTTCCGGGATCTCCAGCGCGCCACCATCAATACTGCGTTTACTCAGCTTTTCACGCAGAATGTCCAGCAACTGCTGTACCTGGAAATCAGATTCGCTGGCCACTTTGATGCTTTCGTTTTTCTCGTTCAGCTCGAAGCTGGCTGGCACATTACGGAAATCCCAGCGAGTGCCGAGATCGCGGGTGGCGTTCTCAACGGCGTTGCGAACTTCCTGCATATCAATTTCGGAAACGATGTCGAAAGATGGCATACTTCTTCCTCCAGATGGGTGCTCTATGATTTCGATGCGGTGCATGATACCCGCTTTGTCGCCTCAGGCAAAATTCCGATAACACGGTAGAACAAGACGTTTAACGGCAAAAAAGCCTATAATCAAAGAGATTCAACAGCGGTATTCCCGGACACCAAGGAGATGGAATGAAAATAACAATTCTTGGTTGCGGTGCGCTCGGACAACTGTGGCTCTCCAGGCTGTATCAACAAGGCCACGACGTACAGGGATGGTTACGGGTACCTCAACCGTTTTGTGCGGTAAACGTGATTGAGCCAGACGGCACATCATTCAACCGCAATTTACCCACCAACGATCCCGAACACCTGTCGCACAGCGAGCTGCTGCTGGTAACACTGAAAGCCTGGCAGGTCTCCGGGGCCGTGACCACATTACTCCCCAAACTAAACCCGCGCTGTGCCATTTTGCTGTTGCATAACGGTATGGGGACTCAGGATGAACTGCCACCACACAGCCAACCGGTGCTGCAGGGTAATACGACACATGCCGCCCGTCATGATGGTAATACTATTGTTCATGTCGCCAATGGCATCACGCATATCGGCCCAACAACGTCACAAGCCACACACCTTAGCCATCTGGCAGAGATACTGCACCAGGCTTTGCCGGATGTGGCCTGGCATAACAACATCGCTTCTGCCAGTTGGCGTAAGCTGGCGGTCAACTGCGTCATCAACCCATTGACAGCGCTGTATGACTGCCGCAACGGCGATCTGCAACGTTATCCACAACAGATTGAGCTTATCTGCCGCGAAGTGGCCAGCGTCATGGAAATGGAAGGGCACCACACATCCTGTGAAGGACTGCTGTCTTATGTGATGCAAGTGATCCACAGTACCGCCGACAACGTCTCGTCGATGCTGCAGGATATCCGAGCACAACGGCACACCGAGATCGACTACATTACCGGTTATTTACTGCGTCGCGGGCGCAGCCACGGCATTAGTCTGCCTGAAAATACCCGGTTGTTTGAAATGATTAAGCGAAAGGAAAATGAATATGAGCGCATCGGCATTGGTCTGCCTGGCACCTGGTAGTGAAGAAACCGAAGCCGTTACCACTATCGATCTGCTGGTTCGCGCCGGGATAAAAGTGACAACGGCCAGCGTGGCCGGGGACGGCAGCCTGACCATCGTCTGTTCACGCGGCGTAAAACTGCTGGCAGATGCCCCGC
Coding sequences within it:
- a CDS encoding cytochrome o ubiquinol oxidase subunit III, with protein sequence MSTDTLTNHHSAAHAEHGHHDAGETKVFGFWIYLMSDCILFASLFATYAVLVNGTAGGPSGKDIFDLKFVLVETFLLLFSSITYGMAMIGMNKGKIGSVNTWLFLTFLFGLGFVAMEIYEFHHLIAEGFGPDRSAFLSSFFALVGTHGLHVTTGLIWIIIMMIQVSKRGLNPTNKTRLMCLSLFWHFLDVVWICVFTVVYLLGVM
- a CDS encoding cytochrome o ubiquinol oxidase subunit IV, with the protein product MSHSSHETSHGGASHGSVKSYLVGFILSIILTVIPFAMVMSGSASHSTILAVVVGMAVIQVIVHLVYFLHMNTSSEERWNLVALLFTAMIIGIVVVGSLWIMYNLNINMMVD
- the cyoE gene encoding heme o synthase, with product MIKQYLQVTKPGIIFGNLISVVGGFLLASKGSIDYPLFLATLLGVSLVVASGCVFNNYIDRDIDKKMERTKNRVLVKGLIAPSVSLVYATILGIAGFALLYIAANPLAMWLAVMGFMVYVGVYSLYMKRHSVYGTLIGSLSGAAPPVIGYCAVTNEFDAGALILLAIFSLWQMPHSYAIAIFRFKDYQAANIPVLPVVKGISVAKNHITVYILAFMIATLMLTLGGYAGYKYLIVAAAVSVWWLGMALRGYKAENDSVWARKLFVFSIVAITSLSIMMSIDFSASATPENLLTYVW
- a CDS encoding MFS transporter, coding for MNDNIMTPQERRATWGLGTVFSLRMLGMFMVLPVLTTYGMALHGASEALIGLAIGIYGLAQAVFQIPFGLVSDRVGRKPLIVGGLLIFALGSVIAAMSDSIWGIILGRALQGSGAIAAAVMALLSDLTREQNRTKAMAFIGVSFGITFAIAMVVGPIVTHALGLSALFWMIAVLSLAGIAITLLVVPSADEHVLNRESSIVRGSFSKVLNNSRLLKLNFGILCLHILLMSSFVALPLAMEKAGLAAADHWKVYLVTMLVSFIAVVPFIIYAEKYRRMKQVFMGCVAVLFCAEVVLWSSGQHLWGIIAGVQLFFMAFNVMEAILPSLISKESPAGYKGTAMGVYSTSQFIGVAIGGSVGGWLYGLQGAGLVFIAGAALAAVWFVVSSTMKEPPYVSSLRITLSELAVKDSALQSRLLAQPGVAEAVVVPEERSAYVKVDTKQTNRDQLEALIAAL
- a CDS encoding YajQ family cyclic di-GMP-binding protein, with the protein product MPSFDIVSEIDMQEVRNAVENATRDLGTRWDFRNVPASFELNEKNESIKVASESDFQVQQLLDILREKLSKRSIDGGALEIPEEFTHSGKTYSVEAKLKQGIETTLAKKIVKLIKDSKLKVQAQIQGDEVRVTGKSRDDLQSVMALVRGADLGQPFQFKNFRD
- the panE gene encoding 2-dehydropantoate 2-reductase, with amino-acid sequence MKITILGCGALGQLWLSRLYQQGHDVQGWLRVPQPFCAVNVIEPDGTSFNRNLPTNDPEHLSHSELLLVTLKAWQVSGAVTTLLPKLNPRCAILLLHNGMGTQDELPPHSQPVLQGNTTHAARHDGNTIVHVANGITHIGPTTSQATHLSHLAEILHQALPDVAWHNNIASASWRKLAVNCVINPLTALYDCRNGDLQRYPQQIELICREVASVMEMEGHHTSCEGLLSYVMQVIHSTADNVSSMLQDIRAQRHTEIDYITGYLLRRGRSHGISLPENTRLFEMIKRKENEYERIGIGLPGTW